The Mycobacterium riyadhense sequence GCCGCGGTCGGTGCACACTGTCCGCGGCCGAACGGTTGCCGACGACTTGCAGGTGCTGGCCGCGCGTATCGCGGGGCGTTCTATCGGATTGGTCCTTGGCGGTGGGGCCGCGCGGGCGTGTGCCCACCTCGGCGTGCTCGAGGAATTGGAGGCCGCCGGGGTCACCATAGACCGGTTCGCCGGGACCAGCATGGGGGCGATCATCGCCGCTCTGGCGGCCAGCGGTAGGGACGCCGCCGCTGTGGATGCGCAAATCTACGAGCACTTCGTACGCAAGAGCCATGGCGACTACACCCTGCCGAGCAAGGGACTCATCCGCGGAAAACGCACCCGGGCCTCCCTGCGCATGATCTTCGGAGACCAGCTAGTCGAGGAATTGCCCAAGCACTTCCGCTGCGTCAGCGTCGACCTGCTGGCCCGACAGCCCGTCGTGCATCGCCGAGGCCTGCTCGCCGATGTCATCGGCTGCTCGATGCGGCTGCCCTTTCTGTACGCGCCAATGCCCTACAACGGCACACTGCACGTCGATGGTGGCGTGCTGGACAACGTGCCCGTCACCACATTGGTGGGGAAGGACGGTCCGCTCATCGCGGTGAACGTGGCCGCTGGCGGAAATCCAAACCCCGCGTCCAGCGGCAATCGCCGCGGCAAACCACGGGTGCCCGGCCTCACCGACACCCTGCTGCGCACCATGACAATCAGCAGCGCGATGGCGTCAGAAGCGGTGCTCGCACAGGCCGACCTCGTGATCAAACCCAACCCAATCGGGGTCGGACTAATGGAGTACCACCAGATTGACCGTGCCCGCGAAGCAGGCCGGAGCGCGGCCCGCGAAGCGTTGCCACAGATTATGGAGCTGGTACACCGCTGAACAGCGGCTCGCGCCGCTACTTCCGATCCGTATCCCGGCTCGGCTGCACCCGCTTGGGTTCGCCCGGCATCTTCGGATAGTTCGGCGGATACGGCATATCGCCAAGCCCGCGTTCTTCGTCGGCCGCCACCATGTCCAGCAAGGGGGCGATCGATTGGGCCACGTCATCCATGGCGGCCCACGGGTCGGCGCGGTCCCGCACCAGGTCGGGGACGGTCGCCATCGTGTAGTCGTCCGGATCGGCGCCGGCCAATTCCCCCCACGTGAGTGGCATGGACACGGTCGCGATCGGGGTACGACGCACGGAATACGCCGACGCCATGGTGCGGTCGCGGGCGTTTTGGTTGAAATCGATGAAGATGCGCTTGCCACGTTCTTCCTTCCACCACGACGTCGTCACCGCATCCGGCGCGCGGCGCTCCACCTCGCGGGCCAGCGCGATGCCCGCCCGGCGCACTTCGATGAAATCCCAGTCGGTGGCGATCCGCAGAAAAACGTGGACCCCGCGACCCCCGGATGTCTTCGGATAGCCGACCAAACCCAGCTCGTCGAGCAAAGGTCGCAGCACATCGACGGCGATCGCGCGTGCCTGTTCGAATCCGGTGCCGGGTTGCGGATCCAGGTCGATGCGCAACTCGTCGGGATGCTCGGTGTCGGGACAGCGCACCTGCCAGGGGTGCAGCGTGACGGTGCCCATCTGGGCCGCCCACACGATCGCTGCTGGGTGCGTCACCTTCAGCGCGTCGGCGGTCCGCCCCGACGGGAATGTCACCCGGCAGGTTTCGAGATAGTCGGGATGGTGCTGCGGTATCCGTTTCTGGTAGATCTCCTCGCCTTCGATGCCGTCGGGAAAGCGCTGCAAGTGCGTCGGCCGGTCCCGCAGCGCGGTCAGCATCGGACCGGCCGCCACAGCGCGGTAGTACGCGACGAGCCGACCCTTGGTGCCGTTCGAGCCGAGCTGGGGAAAATACACCCGGTCCGGATTGGTCAACCGCACCGCGATGCCGTCGACGTCGAGTTCTTCTGCTGCGGCAGCCATATCTGGATTCCAGCATGCCGCACGCCAGAATGAAGCAATGGACTTACCCGTCATGCCGCCGGTCTCACCGATGCTCGCCAAGTCGGTGAAGTCGATCCCACCCGATGCGTCGTATGAACCCAAATGGGATGGGTTCCGCTCCATCTGCTTTCGCGACGGCGACGAGGTCGAGTTGGGCAGCCGCAATGAGCGACCGATGACCCGCTACTTCCCGGAGCTGGTCGCCGCGGTCAAGGCCGAGTTGCCACAACGTTGCGTGATTGACGGCGAGATCGTCATCGCCAGAACCCGCGGCGCCTATCAGGGGCTGGACTTCGAGGCATTGCAGCAACGCATCCACCCGGCCGATTCGCGGGTGCGAATGCTCGCCGAGCAGACACCGGCTTCCT is a genomic window containing:
- the ligD gene encoding non-homologous end-joining DNA ligase, whose product is MAAAAEELDVDGIAVRLTNPDRVYFPQLGSNGTKGRLVAYYRAVAAGPMLTALRDRPTHLQRFPDGIEGEEIYQKRIPQHHPDYLETCRVTFPSGRTADALKVTHPAAIVWAAQMGTVTLHPWQVRCPDTEHPDELRIDLDPQPGTGFEQARAIAVDVLRPLLDELGLVGYPKTSGGRGVHVFLRIATDWDFIEVRRAGIALAREVERRAPDAVTTSWWKEERGKRIFIDFNQNARDRTMASAYSVRRTPIATVSMPLTWGELAGADPDDYTMATVPDLVRDRADPWAAMDDVAQSIAPLLDMVAADEERGLGDMPYPPNYPKMPGEPKRVQPSRDTDRK